In the Malus domestica chromosome 16, GDT2T_hap1 genome, one interval contains:
- the LOC103402678 gene encoding uncharacterized protein: MVYIGGSEEEERVEAKSMAMGSERTKPLHNFNLPWDLKWGNQKYLRCQKESSDAGGSGGEGSGVNRRSSAQRIESSPAVMSRRRDLEFEKRTFRPSRPRIENDDAEEGIDAFRQKLMFDLKTAADKMKDEILREEEVAVAGAAADTHVAAEEEDVEMAEVGESEPPVAPEPPEARPWNLRTRRAACKSPIGGGGAAKGVRIEEKKANYSPLRSEGNNGVKSPRLVRGASGSGSGSGPEKNKEEERPKFSLTLTKKEIEEDFMKMLGHRPPRRPKRRPRNVQKQLEGLFPGTWLTEVSAETYKVPEVPENTKR; this comes from the coding sequence ATGGTGTATATAGGTGggtcggaggaggaggagagagtgGAGGCGAAGTCCATGGCGATGGGTTCTGAGAGGACGAAGCCTCTGCACAATTTCAACTTGCCGTGGGATTTGAAGTGGGGGAACCAGAAGTACCTGCGGTGCCAGAAGGAGAGCTCCGACGCCGGCGGGAGTGGCGGGGAAGGGTCTGGGGTTAATCGGCGATCGTCGGCTCAGAGGATTGAGAGCTCGCCGGCGGTTATGTCTCGGCGGAGGGATTTGGAGTTCGAGAAGCGCACGTTTCGGCCCTCGAGGCCGAGGATCGAGAACGACGACGCGGAGGAAGGGATCGATGCGTTTAGGCAGAAGCTCATGTTTGATCTCAAGACGGCGGCGGATAAGATGAAAGACGAGATTTTGAGGGAGGAGGAGGTGGCAGTGGCGGGGGCGGCTGCTGATACTCACGTGGCGGCGGAAGAGGAGGATGTTGAGATGGCGGAGGTTGGTGAATCGGAACCTCCGGTGGCGCCGGAGCCACCGGAGGCGAGGCCATGGAATCTGAGGACGAGAAGGGCGGCGTGCAAGTCTCCAATCGGCGGCGGTGGTGCTGCCAAGGGGGTGAGAATCGAGGAGAAGAAGGCGAATTACTCGCCGTTGAGGAGTGAGGGTAACAATGGCGTGAAGTCGCCAAGGCTAGTCAGAGGGGCTTCGGGTTCGGGTTCGGGTTCGGGTCCGGAGAAGAATAAGGAGGAGGAGAGGCCCAAGTTCTCATTGACGCTCACCAAGAAGGAGATCGAGGAAGATTTCATGAAGATGCTCGGCCACCGCCCTCCCCGTCGCCCAAAGAGGCGGCCAAGAAATGTTCAGAAGCAATTGGAA